A window of Mucilaginibacter paludis DSM 18603 contains these coding sequences:
- a CDS encoding helix-turn-helix domain-containing protein — MEVICLHDEAFYSLIERVVERIKEKQNNMSVKWISGEETMKILRITSKTTLQKLRDEGKIRFSQPEKKIILYDIDSINAYLNKHSY, encoded by the coding sequence ATGGAAGTCATCTGCTTACACGACGAGGCGTTTTACTCCCTCATCGAGCGCGTTGTCGAGCGCATCAAGGAAAAACAGAACAATATGTCTGTCAAATGGATCAGCGGCGAGGAAACGATGAAAATACTGCGCATCACCAGCAAGACCACCCTGCAAAAGCTCCGCGACGAGGGCAAAATCCGGTTCTCGCAGCCGGAGAAAAAAATCATCCTTTATGATATCGACTCGATCAATGCGTATTTAAATAAACACAGCTATTAA
- a CDS encoding recombinase family protein — protein MKKAIAYYRVSTGRQAESGLGIEAQVKAVRDFATNNDYSLEKEYIEIESGKNNHRPVLKSALLQCKRRQATLMVAKLDRMSRNLNFVTGLLEAGIDFKAIDVPTGEKFVMHIMAAVAEHERDQISKRTSLALQAAKAKGVELGTYGRYVLSKENRELSHRFALAMLPTITGLLKDGFETVRAITDELNRLKIPTYRNNGSKWHVGTVHKVMTQINKKI, from the coding sequence ATGAAAAAGGCAATCGCGTATTACCGAGTGTCAACCGGGCGGCAGGCGGAAAGCGGCTTAGGGATAGAAGCGCAGGTCAAGGCGGTAAGGGATTTCGCGACGAACAATGATTATTCCCTGGAAAAGGAATATATCGAAATAGAATCCGGTAAGAATAACCACCGGCCTGTCTTAAAAAGCGCGCTGCTTCAATGCAAGCGTAGGCAAGCGACGTTGATGGTGGCAAAACTCGACCGGATGAGCCGGAATCTAAATTTTGTTACTGGTCTGCTTGAAGCGGGCATCGATTTTAAGGCGATTGATGTGCCGACCGGCGAGAAATTCGTCATGCATATCATGGCGGCTGTTGCCGAGCACGAGCGCGACCAGATTAGCAAACGTACGTCACTCGCATTGCAGGCCGCGAAGGCCAAAGGCGTCGAGCTTGGAACCTATGGGCGCTATGTTTTATCAAAGGAAAACCGTGAGCTGTCGCATCGTTTCGCATTGGCGATGCTACCAACGATCACCGGTTTGTTGAAAGATGGTTTTGAAACGGTGCGCGCGATCACCGACGAGCTGAACCGGCTGAAGATTCCGACCTATCGGAATAACGGCAGCAAATGGCACGTAGGCACGGTCCACAAAGTAATGACACAGATAAATAAAAAAATATGA